The DNA window AAGGAGGAGATTCATGCGGAACTTCCTGTTCGTAACCTCGGCATGCCTGGCGCTCGCCCTCGCCTGCGCGCCTGCACCGGAGCCCCCGGCCCCCGAGCCCGAGATCGACCTCGAAGCCGAGCGAGCCTCATTGATGGCGGCCGACCGGGCCTGGAACGAGGCCTACTCCACCAGCGAGAACCCGGCCGAGGTCTTTGCGCTGAACGTAATCGATGGTGCCTATCTGCTCCCTCCAGGGGCCCCGATGGCGAAGGGACGAGAGGCCATCCGCGAGGTCATCGCTGGACTCGAGGCAATGGACGGGTTCTCGGTGACCTGGGCACCGTCGGA is part of the bacterium genome and encodes:
- a CDS encoding DUF4440 domain-containing protein, encoding MRNFLFVTSACLALALACAPAPEPPAPEPEIDLEAERASLMAADRAWNEAYSTSENPAEVFALNVIDGAYLLPPGAPMAKGREAIREVIAGLEAMDGFSVTWAPSDAVVSEGADLGYTIGSYEMTMPSEAGPAKITGKYLTVWQKQDDGSWMVSADMFNANGPPEAGGE